A region of the Callithrix jacchus isolate 240 chromosome 10, calJac240_pri, whole genome shotgun sequence genome:
TTCAAAGGTTTCTGAGATAAGGGATCATCTGCTGTACTAACTCATCTTAGAATATCACCCAGTCCTTACCCCTACTATCTGCTCTGCTAACCTTTAATTGACGAAAGTAATACATTTTCATTCAAAAAGATgaaatttaattgtttttagtataaagaATGAAGACCCATTCTTATGTAGACACATATGTAAGAAAAACATGTGAAACATTGCCACCAAAATCCTTCACAATACAATTTAATTTGGACAAAGCTGCAATATTGCCTCAATCAGCAGACACATGCTGGACTGGAGAAATAAACATGCTGGAGGTTGGCACTGGGTTGATTTCAAGAAAGTCTTTCTATTATTAtgactatactttaagttctggggtgcatgtgcagatcatgcagaattgttacatagatatacacatgccatggtggtttgctgcatccattcccccatcatctacattaggtattgctCTTAATGTtgtctctccccaattccccaccctcCGATATTCCTCCCTTGGTGcacccaccccacaacaggccctggtgtgtgatgctcccctccctatgtccatttgttctcattgttcaacacccacttataagtgagaacatgtggtgtttgggtttctgttcttgtgttagtttgctgagaataatggtttccagattcatccatgtccctgcaaaggacatggactcatcctttttatggctggctgcatagtattccatggtgtatatgtgccgcattttctatatccagtctatcattgatgggcatttgggttggttccaagtctttgctattgtaaacagtgccataatgaacatacatgtgcatgtgtctttataatagaatgatttataatcctttgggtatatacccagtaatgagattgctgggtcaaatggtatttctacttctaaatccttgaggaatcgtcacactaaGTATCAAGAAAGTCTTTTAAGAAatagtagttttaattttcttcgaTATTTTTGcaaaggaaatcaagaaatggAATAAGATtgacattttgtttatatttttgctgttgtttttgttttgttagtttgtttttctattgCTTGGACAACTAGGCCCAAGTGAAAGTGTTCTGAAAAGCATGAAAAGGCACCAAGCAAGCATCACTAGCAATTCTGCTGCATTTTTTTCAGAGATCGTATATTCAGTTTTCCCCCCACACTGCCCCTACATTTCCTctgttcactgtaaccttcgAGACATTAAATACCTTAGGGGAGCCATTAAGTTCTTTAGAATTTCCTAAATCCCTCAAGAAACAGAGAATAACTTTTAATAATATGTGTACTATATTCTTTAAAGAGAAGGGGATAAAGACTCTAGGGACTTTATTTCCGTTTTGTTAGGGAAACACAAGCAGAGGAAAGTCAGGGTGACACCAACTTAAAAACAACTCCGTCTTACAACTAGCCAGGTGCATTCCTTCCCAGTCACTGCCCATGATCATAAGATGATTTCAGCTATGGAAGCAGTTTAATAATGCCTGCAAGGACAAACacctctgatttaaaaaaaaatggtctagATGCTTCAGTTTTGCATAACAACATATGCTTTTAAGGTAATTATAATAGCACTTGATTTATTTACACACTGAAATACCAAGGatagttttctttaaatcagCAGAATAATAAGTTTTGCCATGCTGTCAGCTTGCCTACAGGTAGACATAGCTTAGCTTCATTTCTACACAGATTAGATTTTCACATAAAAAAGGCTTAAAGACAAGGCGTTCCTCTGCTTGCTTTCTGAGGACACCATAATCTGAATCTGAGTAGCTTTCAGTAAAGTCTCTGCaactcatcttgaatttcttCGTGTGTCAGatccaaaaaaaatctcttgAAGTCTGCATCTTGACTCCTTTCACCTGCAACAATTTGAACTAAGACAAATACGTAACTAAACTTTTTGCCTAAAATTATCTTCTAACACAGtaggtttttcattttcattttatttatttatttttgtgatggggtgtcactctgtcgcccatgttggagtgtggtggtgcaatctcagcttgctatagcttcgacctcccaggctcaggcaatcttcccacctcagcctcctgagtagttgggaccataggcggatgccaccatgcctggctaattttttgtgtgttttgtagaaatgggattttcttttcttttttttttttttttttgagacagagtttcactcttgttacccaggctggagtgcaatggcacaatctcggctcaccgcaacctctgcctcctgggttcaggcaattctcccgcctcagcctcccgagtagctgggaatacaggcatgcgccactatgcccaactaaatttttgtatttttagtagagacggggtttcaccatgttgacgaggatggtctcgatctcttgaccttgtgatccacttgccttggcctcccaaagtgctgggattataagcgtgagccaccgcacccggccagacaTGGGATTTTCTTATGTTGCACAGgcggttttgaactcttgggctcaagcgatccacccacttctacttcccaaggtgctaggattacaggtgtgcctggCCTGTAAGTTTATGctttgatcatttttttaaattgtactttaagttctggaatacaaaTGCAGGAcatataggtttgttacataggtatactgtGTGCCATGGTAGTCTGCTGCACCTATTACCTAGGTGTTAAatcccacatgcattagctatttgtcctaaggCTTTCCCTCCCTCAAACCTCAacatgccccagtgtgtgatgttcccctccctatgtccatgtgttctcattgttcaactctcacttatgagtgagaatgtgcagagtttggtgttctgttcctgtgttagtttattGAGGATGATGATTTCATCCATGTTCATCCGTGTTCATCcgtgttcctacaaaggacatgatctcatgcctttgtatggctgcatagtattctattgtgtaaattttctttatccggtctatcattgataaGCATTcgagttggttccatgtctttgttattgtaaatagttctgcaataaacatacgtgtgttgTGATCATCTTGCTCTTTCATACCAAGGAGATGGTACCTTTGATTCTCATACATTAAAGAATAAGTTTGAATATTGGTACTGCTACCTGTAACTGTTATAATATCATTTACTTAACTTATGTATCACTGTAAATTTAAGACAAATTTAACTAATTATTGTCAGTGCTTTGTCTTTGTGTTTGTCTTAGGCAGACACTCTTTCCCAGTTCTACAGATAAACCATGGGAAGAGGTGGTTATGAGGTTTCTAAATGAGCTGAggtattgaacattttttcttctattggTAAGTTAAACTCACTTATTTGAATAGCATAGACATACATTCTACAAAccagttaaaaattttaaaatgaaaagaaggaactttttatatattcatacttttaaaagtattaaacATGTAAGCATTTTATACTtgaaaaagtgtattttatcagataAAGACTTCAGATTATAGGGACAGGGGAAACTTGTGAATTGGCCATTTATTCTCCTCATCCTACACTTCAACATATTTTTCTGCATAAGTTTCAAAATAGTCATGTAACCTTCATTGGAATAACGAAAAATCTCTGTTTTAATTCGGTGGAATAGTCTTTCATAAAAAGGAAGTGCAATCTAAGTCATACCTACCTATTCCCACAGGGATTAATCACTTATCCCCATAGGCACTCCAGATCTCACAGTTCTCTTCTTGTTTGTCATTATTTCAGTAGTCTTATTCTTTTCCTGAGTTTTACTTACTCTGCAAGAACAGTGTCTCTCAAGTGAATAGATAATGAAGTGACTCAATGTACTATTGTTATTCTGGGGAGGTAAAGCTGCCAGTAtcctattttttttgaaatatttatttatattctcaccTGGTTCAGAGAAGCCCAGAGCCAATCTACCCCATCCTACCCTTATGGAAGATTCCCCTCTGTCCACGTTGTCCTCACACATTCCCTTTGCAGAAGGAGGATGATGAAGGCTAGGCTGACTTTGTAGATAGAACCTGGGCTGCATCTGGCCCTGTCAAGGAGACCTGTGCCTTGTGCTTGTCACTCCTTCCCAGCTCTACTGTTTATGCTTCTTAAATAAACAGGACTTGGTTACAGCAGAAAGGTAAACCAGTGTCTGAGTTACTGGAACCCAGTTCAAAAAATTAAGACATGCTCTTTCCCATCTCCACAATCAAGTAGGCATCAGTATCTTTTGCTCCCTTCTTTGGGTCCATACGTACTCAACATTTAGGTTCcctttgtaagtgagaacatgcggtatttgcttttctgttcctgtgttagtttgcttaggatgatagcatccagctccatccatgttgctgcaaaggacatgatcttattccttttgATGGCTTATTAGTATTTAATGgtgtaaatgtaccacattttctttatccagtccaccactgatgggcattttaagttgattccatgtttttgctactgtgaatagtgccatgatgaacatagacatgcatgtgtccttaggatagaatgatttatattcctttgggtatatacccaataatgggattgctgggtcaaatggtacttatgttttaggttttttcttttctttacatagCTTTAAAATAAAGTCTACTTTAGGATTTTAATTAAGACCAGCATTTTAAATGCATCCTAAAGCTAAGAccctaacttttttcttttccctcatgCAATTTTTaacagaacaaacaaataaactgtGTCTGAAGAATGTAGTTGAAATATTCTGATTTCATAGGTAAGACAATCAGAGATGAGAAGTTACTAATTCAAATCACATGGCTAGGCAGGGATTCCAAATAATCTCGATATTGCAGTGTCATTACTCTGAATTAATTTCAATCTCTTTATCATTAACAGGTGTCAAGAAACAGAAAGCCATGGCTGATGTTAATTTTACATTGGTTACTGAATTTATCCTTTTGGGACTGACAGGTCATGTTGAACTGAAGATGGCCCTCTTCTTGTTGTTCCTGTTGATTTATACCATTTCCCTGGTGGGAAATCTGGGAATGCTCTTTCTAATCTACGTAACTCCCACACTCCACACACCCATGTATTATTTCCTTAGCTGTCTGTCATTTGTTGATGCCTGCTATTCGTCAGTTTTTGCACCCAAAATGCTGCTGAACTTCTTTGTTGAGCGGGAGACAATCTCATTCTCTGCATGCATTGtgcagtattttttatttgtgtctctCCTTACCACTGAGGGCTACTTGCTGGCCACAATGGCCTATGACCGTTATGTTGCCATTGTGAACCCTTTACTTTATACAGTGGCTATGACTAAAACAGTTTGTATTGTGCTCATATTTGGATCGTGTGTGGGAGGTTTAATCAACTCATTGACACATATAATTGGCTTGCTGAAACTGTCTTTCTGTGGGCCAAATGTCATCAGTCACTTCTTCTGTGATCTTCCCCCACTGTTGAAGCTCTCATGTTCTGACACATCCATGAATGAATTGTTGCTTTTAATCTTCTCCGGTGTTATTGCCATGCTCACTTTTTTGACTGTGATAATCTCCTACATCTTCATTGTTGCTGCTATCCTGAGGATCCGCTCAGCATCAGGTAGACAAAAAGCCTTCTCCACCTGCGCTTCTCACCTGACTGCTGTGACCTTATTCTATGGATCAGTAAGCTTTAGTTACATTCAGCCAAGCTCTCAGTATTCCTTAGAACAAGAAAAGGTGGTGTCTGTGTTTTATACCCTGGTGATTCCTATGTTAAACCCATTGATTTATAGCCTAAGGAACAAGGAAGTGAAAGAAGCTGTGAAAAGGGCTacagaaatgaaacatttttcatGTTAGTTTCATATTTCCACATCCAAAAAACAGACTACAAGCAGTGGTTTGTCTAATGATATCTATGAAGATTTAGTAAAATTTCAATCCTACAGGAAACAAAGAGTATTCAATTGGAGGATTGTGTTTTACAGTGGAAAAAAAGACCGGAAAAGTGTGACATAGAACACGCGGCTGGTTACTGTGTTAACTAACCTAAAGACCAGGCTAAGATCTAAAGTAGTTATCTCTGGGCAAttgattacattttctttcctttatatgagtaaaaataaatattcatggatATATAGACACTCAAGCAGTACACAAatagaaataatgataaaattaataaataacaaaataatttttgcctTGGTCTCTCTATTGAGCACAGAAATAAGTAAAGTACATTCAAGGCAAAAAGTATTGGTTCTTTCCTTATCCAGAAATTAGACAGATACATATTCCAAAAATTGACGTGCATTATGTATGGCTtgatattcttcaaaataaatatatacacttaaaaatactcagaaaaattATATGGTACTAGGTTACCTTTCCACTTCAATAGTTAGTCTAAACCACATTTCCCCATTCCTGGCCTATGTTTCTACTACTACATGTGAAATCACATTGGACAGAATATTATAGTTTTATCACTTCACTTGGAAGGCTCACTAATACTCAGAGAAAGCTACACTCATGACTTTCCCTTCCCGTTTAGAAAGGATGACTCCAAACTCATTAGGATGTCATTAATAACCAAAttagtttttctctttcctttacagATCTTCCAGAATCCTTTTTAGTACATTAGACAAAAACATTCCCAGAAGAGTCATTCTAGGCAGGAATGAATGGTACTTCCGGTTCTAATTCTCTGAGGAATCATCATactgacttccacagtggttgcatcaatttacattcccaccaagagtgtgaaagtgttcccatttctctgcaaccttgccagcatctgttgtttcttgttgccattctgactgccatgagatgttatctcattgtggctttgatttgcatttctctgatgatcagggatgctgagctttttttcaggtgtttgttggctgcatatatgtcttctcttgagaacCGTCTGATCATGCATGTCCTTTGCCCCTTttaaataggcttttttttttctgtgaatttgcttaagtttcttttagattctggatatcagacctttgtcagatgaacagattgtaaaacttttctcccattctgtagattgtctattcactctgatgatagtttctttggctgtacagaagctctttagattAATTCAATCCCGtttgtaaatttttgcttttgttgcaattgcttttggcgatttcattataaaatgtttgtccatacctatgtcttgaatggtattgcctagattttcttctagggttttcacaattttgggttttacacttaaatctttaatccatattgagttaatttttgtataagatgtaaggaaagggtccagtttcaactttttttgcatttggctagccagttctttcagcactatttattaaatagggaatcatttccctgttgcttgtttttgtcagatttgtcaaagatcaggtggttgtagatgtgcagtttGGTTTccgagttctctattctgttctattggtctatgtgcctgttttctgttttggtactgacaccatgctgttttggttacagtagctttgtagtatagttcaaagttggatgcctccagatttgttctttttgcttaggattgtcctggctatACAAGctcatttggttccatataaattttattttttataattctgtgaagaatttcaatggtagtttaatggaaataccattgaatctatacattgctTTGAGCAGAATGGTCATTTCAGGATATTGACTCTTTCTTTTATGAGCATGGaattggaatgtttttctatctgtttgcaccggctctgatttccttgagtggtggtttgtagttctccttgaagagatcctccACTTTCCTTCTTAACTGTATTGCTAGGTGTTTTATTATCTTTggggcaattgtgaatgggagttaattCATGATTTGGTTCATGCTTATCAGTTGTGGTGTGCAGGAATCCTTgttatttctgcacattgattttgtatccagagactttgctaaagttgcttatcaacttaaaaaGCTTTTAGGCTGAGTCAATGGgcttttctagatataggatcatgtcatctgcaaacaagggcaatttaacttcctctctttctacttGAAtacgttttctttctttcttttgcctgattgccctggccagaacttccaatactatgttgaatgagagtggtgagagaggacatcattgtcttgtgctggttttcaaggggaatgcttccagcttttgcccatttggtgTGATATTGGTTGTagatttgtcataaatggctcttattttgaggtatgcttgtaatatacctagtttattgagagtttttaatataaagggatgttgaaagaaggccttttctgcatctgttgagataatcacatgattttgtctttagttttgtttctgtgaggaattatatttattgatttgtgtatgttcaaCTAGCTGTGCATCTGTTAATTTACTCTCTCCTATACTTATTttgtgggggtctaagtctctttgtaggtctttaagaacttgttttatgaagtTGGATGTTTTGTATtgagtgcatatgtatttaggatagttagccctTCTTATTGAATTAAATCCATTCCCattgtaatgcccttctttgtcttttttgacctttgttggtttaaattattttgtcagaaactaggattgcaacccctccattttttgctttccattcacTTAGTAAATTTTCCCCCACctctttgttttgagcctatgtgtgtctatGTACATGAGCTGCATCTCTTGAAAACATCAAACTAATGGGTCTTGTCTTTGTGTCCAGATTGcaattttgtgtcttttaattggggcatttagcccatttatatttaaggttaatattattatgtgtgaatttgatcttgtcatcatGATGCTGGCTTGTTAATTCTGCAGACTTGTTAAtgtagttgcttcatagtgttgttggtctgtgtacttcagtgtgttttgtaGTGACTAgtaataatttttcctttccatgtttagtgcttccttcaggagttcttgcaaGGTAAGGTGGGTgttgacaaaatccctcagcatttgcttgtctgaaaaggattgtatttctcctttatttatgaaacttagtttggccaGTTATaacattctgggttgaaaattattttctttaagaatgttgaatattggcctcccatctcttctggcttgtaggactTCCTCTAAGAAGTTTGCTTTTAGTTTGATAGGTTTCCCATCATAGGTTACCTGGTCTTTCTCTCAgactgcctttaaaattttttccttcattttaaccttgaagaatctgatgattatgtgtcggGATAGACCTTTTCATGAAGTATCTTACTGGAATTCTCTGGATTTCTTGGATTTGATTACTGAccagtcttgctaggttggggaagttctcctggatgatatcctaaaGTATGTTTTCCACCTTGGCCCCTCCCCACctactcaatatttaaaaaaattgtttttatgttcAGCCAGTAAAGTGACAAAAATGTTAAACCTGATAATTATCCTACTCTCCTAATTGGGTAAGTTATCCCTAATATTAAAAAGCAATCTTCTCTATGAAAgttcacatatatacatgtgtgtgcatatgcacaatacacacacacacaaattctatTCAATAATCGTTTCAACATTTTTGGGTTCTCTCACATTGAAACGTATATATTTTTCATAGTTACTACAAATTATAATAACATATTAGTAGAAGCCCATGACCATAACAAAATGGAATTTAGAGCTCTTTACAAATAATATACATACTATATCACCTgcaatatgtacatataatttatGTAAACTTTAATTATTAACACCAGTGGAGTTAATTTTTAACAGTTCAGTTCTTCCTTGTAGAGCCTCACATAGGTGAGACAAGAACATCTATGACAATCTTTCTCTGAAAGTAATAAAAGGCCAAATATATGAATTGTTACACTTTGGAAAGGGCGCTGAGCCTTACTTTCTCTAGGTCTATTTTTAGCTGTTTTAATGAAACCTAGTTTTTAATAAATCACTGGGGATTCTATACTCCAAAGGCTCTAAGCCAAATATAAACACAACCATCTGGAAATTAAGAGAAAACAGCAAGGGCTTCTTCTAAACACCAGGTAGGTCTCTTGTTTATGTCTTCTAACAAAGGCTTTATACATACTTTCTCCTGTTTTCAAAAAAGAGCAACTCTCAGTACCTAGTGTGAGAATAATATGAGAAAGAAACATTTGCCTCAAATCCATTTTAATCATTGAGATAAGTGAAATCGAATTACAATATTACCAACATCAGCTggctttcttaaaataatttgtgggtttattttatattttcctcaaGTAGTTATATTTAAAGCTTCATATATTTGATCAATATAAGTTGCAGAAAAgaatttctttgaagaaattatttgaaaaataaggcTAGTTGTTATAAAGTATTGAATTTTGTTAAGtctgagaaaaggaaaagcaatttcTTTGGCCTTATTGCAAGCAATAATTTTAAGAatcaaacattcatttattttattgtaactgattttatagcaaaagaaaactacagtgtAAAAAATAGTCCAGGTCAAAatgatcatttaaataaaaattaaataaacaaatataaaattagtgaAATAAGAAGAAACTCATAGTCAAAGTAGCAGATTtggtttgtttaaaaagaaagtcaaTCAGGGCAAAGCTGGCTAAACAATATTAAACCAAAGGAGGCAAAGAACTAAAATGTTAATTTAGTCGAAAAGTAATTTGTCAAGTATGTGGACAGACACCCCTATTTTCtcagtctatttttttaaattttacttgaataGGCAACAGATATTTAGAGAGTTCCTATGACATTGCCAGAcagtttttacatattttctttcttttatttgtataaatttaaggagttcaagtgcagttttgttacatggacaCACTGTGTcttggtgaagtctgggcttttattGTAACCATTAcccaaataatgtatattttgcccattaagtGATTTCTCATCCATcatttccctctctcctcccacttttctgagtctccaatgtctgtTATTCCACATCTACCAGTTTTcacttattgtttttatttaattctcacaagtaTATCTAGAGgaagttttataaataaatctaaTAATTTTGCATGGAAATGACAAGTTTCTCTGGTAAAAAGTGACCAGCtattcttttcaactttttgcAATTTCAGTAAAACGGACAATCAAAGCTATCTTGGAGTCTGTTTGCAGTATTGGAATTGTTATTAAATAGCATACTTTACATCATACTGGTAGTATGAGGTAGAAATAGAAGCCCACGTCTTAATCACTCTTTATTCAATATTAGGGAAATATTATTCCCAAACAATTTTGGATTGTGGATTGTGAATTATCCTACTCACAGAATTATATGAAAATAGATTCAGTTgtcaaattaatataaaaatatttttgtttgcttttgaactCTCAACCACGGTAGCATATTAAGTACTCCTAAAACTTGTACAGttaagataatttttcttaaacatatgTAACCCAGTGTTTCCCAAATATATTAGATACTGGAAACttactttttatgtatttgggttaaatgataaaacataaaatacatttaataaacttTTTCTAAATAAGAATATCCATATATGATTTAATGTACAGATATACATTCTCTGTCCCTGAGATACAATGTGAGACTTTGACTGTGGAGATTAAAACATATTGAAAAAATGActcaataaataatgaaaattaaaacattattaaaatgtcaggtATAGATAATCCAAGCTGTTGGGTAATAAGTGCTATAAGAAATCAGAGGGTGAAATGATGAGTATCATTTGGAGTTGCAGAAGATGACTTCCTGgtataaatgtgttttttaaaataaacaattttattactatagaaaatg
Encoded here:
- the LOC100409773 gene encoding olfactory receptor 5J3-like, which produces MADVNFTLVTEFILLGLTGHVELKMALFLLFLLIYTISLVGNLGMLFLIYVTPTLHTPMYYFLSCLSFVDACYSSVFAPKMLLNFFVERETISFSACIVQYFLFVSLLTTEGYLLATMAYDRYVAIVNPLLYTVAMTKTVCIVLIFGSCVGGLINSLTHIIGLLKLSFCGPNVISHFFCDLPPLLKLSCSDTSMNELLLLIFSGVIAMLTFLTVIISYIFIVAAILRIRSASGRQKAFSTCASHLTAVTLFYGSVSFSYIQPSSQYSLEQEKVVSVFYTLVIPMLNPLIYSLRNKEVKEAVKRATEMKHFSC